TGCTCTACCGTGCCATCCCAGCCCTTTACGGCCTCAGGTTTGCGAGGAGCCTTACCGATATAGCGAGCCGATGGGCGGATCAAGCGGCCAGTGCGCTTTTCTTCCAAGATGTGTGCAGACCAACCAGCAGTGCGTGCAGCTGTAAACATTGAAGTAAAGAGATGCGCAGGAACTTCTGCAAAGTCCAAAATGATTGCTGCCCAGAACTCAACATTTGTTTCTAGAACACGATCTGGTTGACGCTCACGTAGTTCCTTAAGCGCTGCTTGCTCTAGCGCTTCTGCAACTGCATAACGAGGTGCGTTTAATTCTTTAGCGGTACGACGCAATGTGCGAGCACGTGGATCTTCTGCGCGATAAACGCGGTGACCAAATCCCATAAGTCGTTCTTTGCGATCTAGCAATCCTTTTACATAAGTAGTTGCATCGCCAGTCTTTTCAACTTCATCAATCATATGTAATACGCGTGATGGTGCACCACCATGTAGTGGACCTGACATTGCACCAATTGCACCTGATAACGCAGCTGCAATATCTGCACCAGTTGATGCAATAACGCGTGCAGTAAATGTCGAAGCATTCATTCCATGCTCTGCAGCAGAAACAAAGTAAGCATCAATTGCGCGAACGTGTGCTGGATCTGGTTCCCCGCGCCAGCGAATCATCATGCGCTCAACAACTGTGTGTGCTTTATCAATTTCAGATTCTGGAACAGCTGGTGCAATTTGACCACGGGCAGCTTGTGCTAAGTATGAAAGAACCATCACAGATGCACGTGCAAGGTTGCTGCGAGCTTCTGCATCATCAATATCTAGAAGTGGTTTCAATCCCCATGCTGGTGCCAACATCGAAATTGCTGCCTGCACATCTACGCGCACATCACCTGAGTGCACTGGCAAAGGAAACTTTTCAGCATTTGGAAGACCTGGATTAAATTCATCATCAACTAGTAGTCCCCATACGTTTCCAAATGAAACGCGTCCGACTAGATCTTCGATATCAACTCCGCGATAGCGAAGCGCGCTACCTTCTTTGTCGGGCTCAGCAATTTCAGATTCAAACGCAATTACACCTTCAAGACCTGGCTTGAAATCATCTGACACGGTGAGCTCCTTTAAGCGAAGTGAAGTTTCCTGCACGCCCAATTCTGCCCCTAAGAAAGGGGTGCTGGCGACCACGCGGCCATGAGGATGCGTTCAGAGCCAAAGTGAGGTTCGATACATCCATGGCCGAATATGAGTTTTCTCGCGAAGAGATCCGTGCGATGCGCCGCTCCTATGGAGAGGCTGGCCTAGAGCATTTAGATGCAGACCCATTTAGCGCATTTTCTGAATGGCTGCGCCAGGCCCATGAGAACCCAATGATCGTTGAAGCAAATGCAATGGTGCTCTCAACTCTGGGCGATGATTCTTCCATTTCTACCAGAACAGTATTGCTCAAAGATATCTCTGATGGTGGATTTACTTTCTTCACTAACTACTCATCGCGCAAAGCTCATGCAATGGAGAATAACGAACACGTCAGTTTGCTCTTTCCCTGGTATGCGATGGAGCGCCAAGTTTCAATTAGTGGGCTAGCTGCAAAAGTTTCCCAACAAGAGTCCGAAGATTATTTTGCAACAAGACCTTGGGGTTCACAGATTGGTGCATGGGCAAGTCATCAATCATCACCACTTTCATCGCGTGAAGAGTTAGAACAACGCTATGAAGGTGCTGCACAGAAATGGCCTGAAGGAACAACAGTTCCATGTCCACCACATTGGGGCGGATATCGAGTTACTCCATTAACTATTGAATTTTGGCAGGGTCGTTATTCACGTTTGCATGATCGTTTGCGATTTGAGAGAGATAACACCAACTCAAAGTGGGAATTGAACAGGTATTACCCGTAGTTCTGCCCCAATAACAGCACATGCTTTCACCACATCATGGATTCTTGGTGTTACGTGCATATCTGCGCTTTAATACACCGTGCCTAAAACCTTTCAGCGAGATCGCTTTTTCTGGGTCGTCGCTACTCAAACAGCCATTGTTAACTTCTACTTAGGCGGC
This DNA window, taken from Candidatus Planktophila vernalis, encodes the following:
- a CDS encoding citrate synthase 2 gives rise to the protein MSDDFKPGLEGVIAFESEIAEPDKEGSALRYRGVDIEDLVGRVSFGNVWGLLVDDEFNPGLPNAEKFPLPVHSGDVRVDVQAAISMLAPAWGLKPLLDIDDAEARSNLARASVMVLSYLAQAARGQIAPAVPESEIDKAHTVVERMMIRWRGEPDPAHVRAIDAYFVSAAEHGMNASTFTARVIASTGADIAAALSGAIGAMSGPLHGGAPSRVLHMIDEVEKTGDATTYVKGLLDRKERLMGFGHRVYRAEDPRARTLRRTAKELNAPRYAVAEALEQAALKELRERQPDRVLETNVEFWAAIILDFAEVPAHLFTSMFTAARTAGWSAHILEEKRTGRLIRPSARYIGKAPRKPEAVKGWDGTVEQLHK
- the pdxH gene encoding pyridoxamine 5'-phosphate oxidase; translation: MAEYEFSREEIRAMRRSYGEAGLEHLDADPFSAFSEWLRQAHENPMIVEANAMVLSTLGDDSSISTRTVLLKDISDGGFTFFTNYSSRKAHAMENNEHVSLLFPWYAMERQVSISGLAAKVSQQESEDYFATRPWGSQIGAWASHQSSPLSSREELEQRYEGAAQKWPEGTTVPCPPHWGGYRVTPLTIEFWQGRYSRLHDRLRFERDNTNSKWELNRYYP